From one Cereibacter sphaeroides 2.4.1 genomic stretch:
- a CDS encoding sensor domain-containing phosphodiesterase — translation MIPHPPAVLAHRLSEGQRLATPLMRALMRATGTQVDAAIARTIAELGAHCGADRTRVYRIEAGQVLDCTHEWCRSGISEIRPEMQRIPLGTLDRWMPILRRGEPVDVPDLHGLPEDDPAKQQMARHGIRALVLMPLTAGTALTGVVGLSLFRARRPVDPAEMALLHSIAEAMGAALARRDAERRAVAARSAARDVARNLERLARVTELMTNLVIVTDVEQQIVWVNRAFERQTGHSLEAIRGRNFAEVVRGPGTDPGVCAAVAEAIRTCSSCEGETINYTAAGQPYWIRFNAHPLSDADGRYAGHASVETVITDRKVLERELATRNAFLTAVLQTSVSAIVALNAEGGIVYANDEARRLLVLQPHRGGLRMEAVLETLDGRPLPEADMPSALVRATGAPLHDLRYAIRRPDGQFGILSINAAPLPQAADDARIVISVTDITHAEASAERLRRQAAEDPLTGLANRRALADAVETRLTEAAPFALVMLDLDNFKAVNDLQRHDTGDAVLRIAADRLRAVAGADCLVARMGGDEFMVLAPGTDAASAPRLAEALRAAISAPIEVGRQPVHLAASAGIALHPEHGTSMALLMTGADIALHAAKRAGRNRSVLLSQAQFAAEARRSAITQALAADVEADLRLVFQPQFRACGAFDGAEALLRWTDPRLGEIGPAEFIPIAEEAGLIQRIDAHVAVLAARQLGLWARRGWRHRLAVNASAQTFARAGFAEELLQHLAEEDVCPQQLVVELTDTSLATLSSVADHNIATLRRAGVGIAIDDFGTGYASLSYLHRIEATEIKIDRGFVAGLETAERRDSKPLIQAILSLAHALGLAVTAEGVETERQRSWLSAEGCDRLQGYLLGRPLPVEAFEAAFVTPAAVPG, via the coding sequence ATGATCCCGCATCCGCCCGCAGTCCTCGCCCATCGCCTGTCGGAAGGCCAGCGCCTCGCCACGCCGCTGATGCGGGCGCTGATGCGGGCGACCGGCACCCAGGTGGACGCGGCCATCGCCCGCACCATCGCGGAACTCGGCGCGCACTGTGGCGCCGACCGGACGCGGGTCTACCGGATCGAGGCCGGGCAGGTGCTGGACTGCACGCACGAATGGTGCAGGTCGGGGATCTCGGAGATCCGGCCGGAGATGCAGCGCATTCCGCTCGGCACGCTCGATCGCTGGATGCCGATCCTGCGCCGCGGCGAACCGGTCGATGTGCCCGATCTGCACGGCCTGCCCGAGGACGATCCGGCGAAGCAGCAGATGGCCCGGCACGGGATCCGGGCGCTTGTCCTGATGCCCCTGACCGCTGGCACGGCGCTGACCGGCGTGGTGGGCCTCAGCCTCTTCAGGGCCCGTCGCCCCGTCGATCCGGCAGAGATGGCCCTCCTGCACTCCATCGCCGAGGCGATGGGTGCCGCCCTCGCACGGCGGGATGCCGAGCGCCGCGCCGTGGCGGCCCGCAGTGCCGCCCGCGATGTGGCGCGCAACCTCGAACGGCTGGCGCGCGTGACCGAGCTGATGACGAACCTCGTCATCGTGACCGACGTCGAGCAGCAGATCGTCTGGGTGAACCGGGCCTTCGAACGCCAGACGGGTCACAGCCTCGAGGCGATCCGGGGCCGGAACTTTGCCGAGGTGGTGCGCGGCCCCGGAACGGATCCCGGCGTCTGCGCCGCCGTCGCCGAGGCGATCCGCACCTGTTCGAGCTGCGAGGGCGAGACGATCAACTACACGGCCGCGGGCCAGCCCTACTGGATCCGCTTCAACGCCCATCCGCTGTCCGACGCGGACGGGCGCTACGCCGGTCATGCGTCGGTCGAGACGGTCATCACCGACCGCAAGGTGCTCGAGCGCGAGCTGGCCACCCGCAACGCCTTTCTGACCGCCGTTCTTCAGACCAGCGTCTCGGCCATCGTGGCCCTGAATGCAGAGGGCGGCATCGTCTATGCCAACGACGAGGCCCGGCGGCTCCTCGTGCTGCAGCCCCATCGCGGCGGTCTCCGGATGGAGGCGGTCCTAGAGACGCTGGACGGCCGTCCGCTGCCCGAGGCCGACATGCCCTCGGCCCTCGTGCGCGCCACCGGCGCGCCGCTGCACGACCTGCGCTATGCGATCCGCCGCCCCGATGGCCAGTTCGGCATCCTGTCCATCAATGCAGCCCCCCTGCCACAGGCCGCCGACGACGCGCGGATCGTGATCTCCGTCACCGACATCACCCATGCCGAGGCCTCGGCCGAGCGGCTGCGGCGGCAGGCGGCGGAGGACCCGCTGACCGGGCTCGCGAACCGGCGCGCGCTCGCCGATGCCGTCGAGACCCGGCTGACGGAGGCCGCTCCCTTCGCGCTGGTGATGCTCGACCTCGACAATTTCAAGGCGGTGAACGACCTGCAGCGCCACGACACCGGGGATGCGGTGCTGCGCATCGCGGCCGACCGGCTGCGGGCCGTGGCGGGGGCCGACTGTCTCGTGGCGCGGATGGGCGGCGACGAATTCATGGTGCTGGCGCCCGGCACCGACGCCGCCAGTGCCCCGCGTCTGGCCGAGGCGCTGCGGGCCGCCATCTCGGCCCCGATCGAGGTCGGCCGCCAGCCGGTGCATCTGGCAGCCTCCGCCGGCATCGCGCTCCATCCCGAACACGGGACCTCGATGGCGCTTCTGATGACAGGCGCGGACATCGCGCTGCATGCCGCCAAACGCGCGGGGCGCAACCGCAGCGTCCTGCTCTCGCAGGCGCAATTCGCCGCCGAAGCCCGGCGCAGCGCCATCACCCAGGCGCTGGCGGCCGACGTCGAGGCCGACCTGCGCCTCGTGTTTCAACCGCAGTTCAGGGCCTGCGGCGCCTTCGACGGGGCCGAGGCGCTCCTGCGCTGGACTGATCCCCGGCTGGGCGAGATCGGCCCCGCGGAGTTCATTCCCATCGCCGAGGAAGCGGGCCTCATCCAGCGCATCGACGCGCATGTGGCGGTTCTGGCCGCGCGGCAGCTCGGCCTCTGGGCGCGGCGTGGCTGGCGCCACCGGCTCGCGGTCAATGCCTCGGCCCAGACCTTCGCCCGCGCGGGCTTTGCCGAGGAGCTGCTGCAGCACCTCGCGGAGGAGGATGTCTGCCCGCAGCAGCTCGTGGTCGAACTGACCGACACGTCCCTCGCCACGCTCTCCTCGGTCGCGGACCACAATATCGCCACCCTGCGGCGCGCCGGTGTGGGCATCGCCATCGACGATTTCGGCACGGGCTACGCCTCGCTCTCCTATCTGCATCGGATCGAGGCGACCGAGATCAAGATCGACCGCGGCTTCGTGGCGGGCCTCGAGACGGCGGAGCGGCGCGACAGCAAGCCGCTGATCCAGGCGATCCTCAGCCTTGCCCATGCCCTGGGCCTTGCCGTGACCGCCGAAGGCGTCGAGACCGAGCGGCAGCGCAGCTGGCTCTCGGCGGAGGGCTGCGACCGGCTGCAGGGCTATCTGCTGGGTCGCCCCCTGCCCGTCGAGGCCTTCGAGGCGGCCTTCGTGACGCCAGCCGCGGTTCCGGGCTGA
- a CDS encoding YdcF family protein: protein MDTIFFIASKLVWMLVRPETLLVLAVAAGLAALVLRRLRLAAALLLSSCLAFLAVGALPLSYLALSSLERVWPADPPVGEVAGIILLGGSEDAAAARKWRRPAVTEAGDRYLATIALARRFPEARVLFTGGSGRLFGAEIPEARIAREILVSAGVDPARLILEGQSRNTAENARFAKALVANQGQGSWLLVTSAFHMPRAVETFCAAGWQDLVPWPTDYRTASLRDGIGWDLARNLDLLNVAVREWIGILAYRVTGRAVTARCTRGG from the coding sequence ATGGACACGATCTTCTTCATCGCCTCCAAGCTCGTCTGGATGCTGGTCAGGCCCGAGACGCTGCTCGTCCTTGCCGTGGCGGCGGGTCTCGCAGCCCTCGTCCTGCGCCGTCTCCGTCTGGCGGCGGCGCTGCTTCTGTCGAGCTGTCTGGCCTTCCTCGCGGTGGGTGCGCTTCCGCTGTCGTATCTGGCCCTCTCCTCGCTCGAGCGGGTCTGGCCCGCCGATCCGCCGGTGGGCGAGGTGGCGGGCATCATCCTCCTCGGCGGCAGCGAGGATGCGGCCGCGGCGCGGAAGTGGCGGCGGCCCGCCGTGACCGAGGCGGGCGATCGCTACCTCGCGACCATCGCCCTCGCGCGGCGCTTTCCGGAGGCGCGCGTGCTCTTCACCGGGGGCAGCGGGCGGCTGTTCGGGGCCGAGATCCCCGAGGCCCGCATCGCACGCGAGATCCTCGTCTCGGCCGGTGTCGATCCGGCCCGGCTGATCCTCGAGGGACAATCGCGCAACACGGCCGAGAATGCGCGCTTCGCCAAGGCCCTCGTGGCGAACCAGGGGCAGGGAAGCTGGCTCCTCGTCACCTCGGCCTTCCACATGCCGCGCGCGGTCGAGACCTTTTGCGCGGCGGGCTGGCAGGATCTGGTGCCCTGGCCCACCGACTACCGCACGGCCAGCTTGCGCGACGGGATCGGCTGGGATCTGGCGCGCAATCTCGATCTGCTGAACGTGGCCGTGCGGGAATGGATCGGGATCCTGGCCTACCGGGTCACGGGCCGGGCTGTGACCGCCCGTTGCACGCGGGGCGGCTGA
- a CDS encoding four-carbon acid sugar kinase family protein — protein MSAEKAPDAGFRSAGGRRASGTGVPVTRLVIVADDLTGALDAGAGFAMRGARVRVARSLADLPEALASGAEVIALSTGTRDLGVAEAQARLAEVRALLGAQPLLFKKIDSRLKGPIAAELAALLEGDPRPILATPAIPALGRFCEAGAVTGAGLDRPIAVAPALGRPARVIDARTDAEIEAALPDDLATQVFVGAAGLAAALARRLWPDAPSTRTHLLSTPALFAIGSRDPVTLAQIAAPHALPIHEAPNGAVPALPAADALLVRMTPAEPACPAAVAGDTFARGIAASMTARPVATLFACGGESANAILAELGIGQLDLLGELLPGIPVSEAHHAGRRLRIVTKSGGFGPPDTVVKLVKFLERV, from the coding sequence ATGTCGGCAGAGAAGGCCCCTGACGCTGGGTTCCGGTCCGCAGGCGGTCGGCGCGCCTCAGGGACGGGGGTGCCCGTGACGCGGCTTGTCATCGTTGCGGACGACCTGACCGGCGCCCTCGACGCCGGCGCGGGCTTTGCGATGCGGGGCGCACGGGTGCGCGTGGCGCGGAGCCTCGCCGATCTGCCGGAGGCGCTGGCGAGTGGCGCCGAGGTCATCGCGCTCTCGACCGGCACGCGCGACCTCGGGGTTGCCGAGGCGCAGGCACGGCTGGCCGAGGTGCGGGCGCTTCTGGGCGCGCAGCCGCTCCTCTTCAAGAAGATCGACAGCCGCCTGAAGGGTCCGATTGCGGCCGAACTGGCGGCGCTTCTGGAGGGCGATCCGCGCCCGATCCTCGCCACGCCGGCGATTCCCGCCCTCGGCCGGTTCTGCGAAGCGGGCGCGGTGACGGGGGCCGGCTTGGACCGGCCCATCGCGGTGGCCCCCGCCCTCGGGCGCCCGGCCCGGGTGATCGACGCGCGCACCGATGCGGAGATCGAGGCGGCGCTGCCCGACGACCTCGCCACGCAGGTCTTCGTGGGCGCGGCAGGCCTTGCCGCGGCGTTGGCCCGCAGGCTCTGGCCCGATGCGCCGTCGACCCGGACGCATCTTTTGTCGACCCCTGCCCTCTTCGCCATCGGCTCGCGCGATCCGGTGACCCTCGCGCAGATCGCGGCACCGCACGCGCTGCCGATCCACGAAGCGCCGAACGGCGCGGTTCCGGCCCTTCCCGCGGCAGATGCGCTCCTCGTGCGGATGACGCCGGCCGAGCCCGCCTGCCCGGCTGCCGTCGCGGGAGACACCTTCGCGCGCGGGATCGCGGCTTCCATGACCGCGCGGCCGGTGGCCACGCTCTTCGCCTGCGGCGGCGAGAGCGCGAATGCGATCCTGGCCGAGCTCGGGATCGGGCAGCTCGACCTTCTGGGCGAGCTTCTCCCCGGCATCCCCGTCTCGGAGGCGCACCACGCGGGGCGCAGGCTCAGGATCGTCACCAAGTCGGGCGGCTTCGGACCGCCGGACACGGTTGTAAAACTTGTAAAATTCCTGGAGAGGGTCTAA
- a CDS encoding FadR/GntR family transcriptional regulator, whose product MAHLKQSTRMPLADKVYHTLYTRISNGDYPPNQKLPPEMQLAEELGVSRPVLRAALERLRDEGIVHSRQGAGNYVRPIQIAPLGFARVETLADIQRCYEFRITIETDATWLAAQRRNPAILAEIEAALEQLRAATGSMQHREDADFAFHVGIARGANNQYYEATLRALRNHINVGMKLHGDALMTDGQKGLEGVLREHAGIFEAVRDGRADEARDQMRAHLEHSRDRLFGGSLLDLRMR is encoded by the coding sequence ATGGCCCATCTCAAACAGTCGACCCGAATGCCGCTGGCCGACAAGGTCTATCACACGCTCTACACCCGCATCTCGAACGGGGACTATCCACCGAACCAGAAACTGCCGCCCGAGATGCAGCTGGCCGAGGAGCTGGGCGTCTCGCGCCCGGTGCTGCGGGCGGCGCTGGAACGGCTGCGCGACGAGGGGATCGTCCATTCCCGGCAGGGCGCGGGCAACTACGTCCGCCCGATCCAGATCGCGCCGCTGGGCTTTGCGCGGGTCGAGACCTTGGCCGACATCCAGCGCTGCTACGAGTTCCGCATCACCATCGAGACCGACGCCACATGGCTCGCAGCGCAGCGCCGCAACCCGGCCATCCTCGCCGAGATCGAGGCCGCGCTCGAACAGCTGCGGGCGGCGACCGGGTCGATGCAGCACCGCGAGGATGCCGATTTCGCCTTCCATGTGGGCATCGCACGAGGGGCGAACAACCAGTATTACGAGGCCACGCTGCGCGCGCTGCGCAACCACATCAATGTGGGGATGAAGCTGCACGGCGACGCGCTGATGACCGACGGCCAGAAGGGTCTCGAAGGGGTGCTGCGCGAACATGCGGGCATCTTCGAGGCCGTGCGGGACGGCCGGGCCGACGAGGCGCGCGACCAGATGCGCGCCCATCTCGAACATTCCCGCGACCGCCTGTTCGGCGGGAGCCTCCTCGATCTCCGGATGCGCTGA
- the pdxA gene encoding 4-hydroxythreonine-4-phosphate dehydrogenase PdxA codes for MSSSPQPIVITMGDPSGVGAEVTVKALADLTPARRRAYAVIGDRETLLRARAACGLDLALHEFGDGAPEGSVAVIHEEVAGLPGRFGVLSPACGEASFRYIDRAVTMTRGGEAACIVTAPINKEALNAAGHHYDGHTGMLAHLTGCAASWMLLASPTLNVIHVSTHISLKEAIGRATPERVLETIRTGHRHLQRMGIAQPRIAVAGINPHCGENGLFGREDDLQVQPAVEAARAEGIDVVGPIPADTVYYRAHSGAFDLVVAQYHDQGHIPIKLIAFDTAVNCSLGLPIDRCSVDHGTAFDIAGTGRANHVNMLAALAYADKLVAGRG; via the coding sequence ATGTCCAGTTCCCCCCAACCCATCGTCATCACGATGGGCGATCCGTCCGGGGTCGGCGCCGAAGTGACGGTGAAGGCGCTCGCCGACCTCACCCCCGCAAGGCGCCGCGCCTATGCGGTGATCGGCGACCGTGAGACGCTTCTGCGCGCGCGCGCCGCCTGTGGCCTCGATCTGGCGCTGCACGAGTTCGGCGACGGGGCCCCCGAGGGCTCGGTCGCCGTGATCCACGAGGAGGTGGCCGGCCTGCCGGGCCGCTTCGGGGTGCTCTCGCCCGCCTGCGGCGAGGCCTCGTTCCGCTACATCGACCGCGCCGTCACCATGACGCGCGGCGGCGAGGCCGCCTGCATCGTCACGGCACCGATCAACAAGGAGGCGCTGAACGCGGCCGGCCACCATTACGACGGCCACACCGGGATGCTCGCCCACCTCACGGGCTGCGCCGCCTCGTGGATGCTGCTCGCCTCGCCCACGCTGAACGTGATCCATGTCTCGACCCACATCTCGCTGAAGGAGGCCATCGGCCGGGCCACGCCCGAGCGGGTGCTCGAAACCATCCGCACCGGGCACCGGCACCTGCAGCGCATGGGGATCGCGCAGCCGCGGATCGCGGTGGCGGGGATCAACCCGCACTGCGGCGAGAACGGGCTCTTCGGACGCGAGGACGATCTGCAGGTGCAGCCGGCGGTCGAGGCCGCGCGGGCCGAGGGCATCGACGTGGTGGGTCCGATCCCGGCCGATACGGTCTATTACCGCGCCCATTCCGGTGCCTTCGACCTCGTGGTGGCGCAGTATCACGATCAGGGCCACATCCCGATCAAGCTCATCGCTTTCGACACGGCGGTCAACTGCTCGCTGGGGTTGCCCATCGACCGCTGCTCGGTCGATCACGGCACCGCCTTCGACATCGCAGGCACCGGGCGGGCCAATCACGTCAACATGCTGGCGGCGCTGGCCTACGCGGACAAGCTGGTCGCGGGCCGCGGCTGA
- a CDS encoding phosphoglycerate dehydrogenase has translation MTVVLTTSPGFGRHGRVPARIEAEGWTFLRAADAAEMEAHLPEADYLVVGLVPVTAEVLAKGPRLKGVLKHGVGVDNIDIPACTAAGLPVTNTPAANADAVAELAMGLMFAMARFIPQGHASVTSGGWDRRIGTQLGGKVLGIVGLGNIGKRLARLARGLGMEVLATDRVEDPAFARDCGVTYLPLEELLARADYVSLHVFGGAGNAALIDDRALARLKPGARLVNLARGEVVDLDAVARALESGQLGGVAIDAYVTEPPDVSHPVFAHPNAVFTPHSGADTLEALENVGLMVIEDIRTLIAGGRPARCLNAAELG, from the coding sequence ATGACCGTCGTCCTGACCACCTCGCCGGGCTTCGGCCGCCACGGACGGGTGCCCGCCCGGATCGAGGCCGAGGGCTGGACCTTCCTGCGTGCCGCCGACGCGGCCGAGATGGAGGCGCATCTGCCCGAGGCGGATTACCTCGTGGTGGGCCTCGTGCCGGTGACGGCCGAGGTGCTGGCGAAGGGGCCGCGTCTGAAGGGCGTGCTGAAGCACGGCGTGGGCGTCGACAATATCGACATTCCGGCCTGCACCGCTGCGGGCCTGCCGGTCACGAACACGCCCGCCGCCAATGCCGATGCCGTGGCGGAACTCGCCATGGGCCTGATGTTCGCCATGGCGCGCTTCATCCCGCAGGGCCATGCCTCCGTGACCTCGGGCGGCTGGGACCGCCGGATCGGCACCCAGCTCGGCGGCAAGGTGCTGGGGATCGTGGGCCTCGGCAACATCGGCAAGCGCCTCGCCCGCCTCGCGCGCGGCCTCGGCATGGAGGTGCTGGCCACCGACCGGGTCGAGGATCCGGCCTTCGCGCGCGACTGCGGCGTGACCTACCTGCCGCTCGAGGAGCTTCTGGCCCGCGCCGACTATGTCTCGCTCCATGTCTTCGGCGGGGCGGGGAATGCAGCGCTGATCGACGACCGGGCGCTGGCGCGGCTGAAGCCCGGCGCGCGGCTCGTCAATCTGGCGCGCGGCGAGGTCGTCGACCTCGACGCGGTGGCCCGGGCGCTCGAGAGCGGGCAGCTCGGCGGCGTGGCCATCGACGCCTATGTCACCGAGCCGCCGGACGTGTCGCATCCCGTCTTCGCCCATCCCAACGCCGTCTTCACGCCGCATTCCGGCGCCGACACGCTCGAGGCGCTCGAGAATGTCGGGCTGATGGTGATCGAGGACATCCGCACCCTCATCGCCGGCGGACGCCCGGCGCGCTGCCTGAACGCGGCGGAGCTGGGCTGA
- a CDS encoding dihydrodipicolinate synthase family protein, giving the protein MTRNAHVALVTCFHEDETVNYAATRAQVRRQLAAGNDLMVCGTNGDFSALTHDEKIRLVGEVMEEVAGRAKVIANVGCPATFETLQLARAVDGMGLHGIAVIAPYFISCTQDGLIRHFSTVADAVTTPVYLYDIPARTQNHIEPATVGTLARHGNIAGIKDSGGSTDTVRAYLDVARDVEGFEVYCAPDHLVLWGLEEGCAGVVSGLGNVAPGLLAQIIAGFNAGDMEAARAAQENFAGLRKDLYALGFPPALVKRALYLNDPSVGLSRQPALLPDAAQDAQILAILTARGLKE; this is encoded by the coding sequence ATGACGCGCAACGCCCATGTCGCCCTCGTGACCTGCTTTCACGAGGACGAGACCGTCAACTATGCAGCCACCCGCGCCCAGGTGCGCCGCCAGCTGGCCGCCGGCAACGATCTCATGGTCTGCGGCACGAACGGCGATTTCTCGGCTCTGACCCATGACGAGAAGATCCGTCTGGTGGGAGAGGTGATGGAGGAAGTGGCGGGCCGCGCGAAGGTCATCGCCAACGTCGGCTGCCCCGCCACCTTCGAGACGCTCCAGCTCGCCCGCGCGGTGGATGGGATGGGCCTGCACGGCATCGCGGTCATTGCGCCCTACTTCATCTCCTGCACGCAGGACGGGCTGATCCGGCACTTCTCGACCGTCGCCGATGCCGTGACGACGCCGGTCTATCTCTACGACATCCCGGCCCGCACCCAGAACCATATCGAGCCTGCCACGGTGGGCACGCTCGCCCGTCATGGCAACATCGCGGGGATCAAGGATTCCGGCGGCTCGACCGACACGGTGCGCGCCTATCTCGACGTGGCGCGCGATGTGGAGGGGTTCGAAGTCTACTGCGCGCCCGACCATCTGGTGCTCTGGGGCCTCGAGGAAGGCTGCGCGGGCGTCGTCTCGGGGCTCGGCAACGTGGCTCCGGGCCTGCTGGCGCAGATCATCGCGGGCTTCAACGCGGGCGACATGGAGGCCGCGCGCGCGGCGCAGGAAAACTTTGCGGGCCTGCGGAAGGACCTCTATGCCCTGGGCTTCCCGCCGGCGCTCGTCAAGCGCGCGCTCTATCTGAACGATCCTTCGGTCGGCCTCTCCCGGCAGCCCGCGCTGCTGCCAGACGCCGCGCAGGACGCGCAGATCCTCGCCATCCTCACCGCGCGGGGCCTGAAGGAATGA
- a CDS encoding tripartite tricarboxylate transporter permease produces METLSYLLPLFEPATLGAIALGTLGGLIIGALPGLTATMGVALLIPLTFGMSPVMGLNMLIGIYIGGIYGGCVSAILLRTPGTPSSAATVLDGYPMALRGEAGKALGLATIASTLGGLFAAVVLATLAPQLAGIALKFGAAEYFALAFFGLTIIASLSGDILKGVIAGMLGILISCVGADPITGMLRYTFGVSGFASGFAFTPALIGLFALSEVFTQLERLGAGDGAQVQKVGGRWPAWADLRESRGALVRGSIIGTLIGIVPGTGSGTASWIAYNEARRASKTPEKFGTGHAPGICATESANNAVCAAALIPLLALGVPGDVVTAVLMGGLMIQGLAPGPMLFQTNPDVVVGIFGGTFLATIFMFLFGMALIPVFSRILMIPRHILAVAIIVFCFIGAYAINLNPVDLYTMVGFGVLGWGMHKFGFSQAALCIALILGPMLESNLRRGLLQAGDDLVTFLSGPITLLFLGLSLLSLLWPWIAARRAAGKPSSPHQNG; encoded by the coding sequence ATGGAAACCCTCAGCTATCTTCTGCCGCTCTTCGAGCCCGCGACCCTCGGCGCCATCGCGCTCGGCACGCTGGGCGGGCTGATCATCGGCGCTCTCCCCGGGCTGACCGCGACGATGGGGGTGGCGCTGCTCATCCCGCTCACCTTCGGCATGAGCCCCGTCATGGGCCTCAACATGCTGATCGGCATCTATATCGGCGGCATCTACGGCGGCTGCGTCAGCGCGATCCTGCTGCGCACGCCCGGCACGCCCTCGTCGGCGGCGACGGTTCTCGACGGCTATCCGATGGCCCTGCGCGGCGAGGCGGGCAAGGCGCTCGGCCTCGCCACCATCGCCTCGACGCTGGGCGGGCTCTTTGCGGCCGTGGTGCTGGCCACCCTGGCCCCGCAGCTCGCGGGCATCGCTCTGAAGTTCGGCGCCGCGGAATATTTCGCTCTGGCCTTCTTCGGCCTCACCATCATCGCCTCGCTCTCGGGCGACATCCTGAAGGGCGTGATCGCGGGGATGCTCGGCATCCTGATCTCCTGTGTGGGGGCCGATCCGATCACCGGGATGCTGCGCTACACTTTCGGCGTCTCGGGCTTCGCCTCGGGCTTCGCCTTCACCCCGGCCCTCATCGGCCTCTTCGCCCTCTCGGAGGTCTTCACCCAGCTCGAGCGCCTCGGCGCGGGCGACGGGGCGCAGGTGCAGAAGGTGGGCGGGCGTTGGCCGGCCTGGGCCGACCTGCGCGAGAGCCGCGGCGCGCTGGTGCGCGGCTCGATCATCGGGACGCTGATCGGGATCGTTCCCGGCACCGGATCGGGCACGGCCTCGTGGATCGCCTATAACGAGGCGCGCCGCGCCTCGAAGACGCCCGAGAAATTCGGCACCGGCCATGCGCCTGGCATCTGCGCCACCGAGAGCGCCAACAATGCGGTCTGTGCCGCGGCGCTCATCCCGCTTCTGGCCCTCGGCGTGCCGGGCGACGTGGTGACGGCGGTGCTCATGGGCGGGCTGATGATCCAGGGTCTCGCGCCCGGGCCCATGCTCTTCCAGACCAACCCCGACGTCGTGGTCGGCATCTTCGGCGGCACCTTCCTCGCCACGATCTTCATGTTCCTCTTCGGCATGGCGCTGATCCCGGTCTTCTCGCGGATCCTGATGATCCCGCGCCACATCCTCGCCGTCGCCATCATCGTCTTCTGCTTCATCGGCGCCTATGCGATCAACCTGAACCCCGTCGATCTCTACACGATGGTGGGCTTCGGCGTGCTCGGCTGGGGGATGCACAAGTTCGGCTTCAGCCAGGCCGCGCTCTGCATCGCGCTGATCCTCGGGCCGATGCTGGAATCGAACCTGCGCCGCGGCCTGCTGCAGGCGGGCGACGATCTCGTGACCTTCCTGTCGGGGCCGATCACCCTGCTTTTCCTCGGGCTGTCGCTCCTGTCGCTTCTCTGGCCGTGGATCGCCGCGCGCCGTGCGGCGGGCAAGCCCTCCTCCCCCCACCAGAACGGATAG
- a CDS encoding Bug family tripartite tricarboxylate transporter substrate binding protein, with translation MQKTMILGALAALAATPALADYPQRPIQIVVPYSAGGSTDLSARLMAESLARHLEGATVVVRNQPGGGGTIGTSSVANARPDGYTLGIGAQGPLSIAPHMGGADYALTDVEFVGLFGRSLQVFVACAGAPFADYDAFAAYARDKPVQVGNSGAGGANHISAEAFGKAAGLKIESVPYPGSSDARTACVGGHIQAMVASPAEALAASEAGQMTPLFVMEDERIDLFPDTPTAKEKGVDFTWSSWKGVIAPKGIPEEVMAPLKAAVKAASEDPDFREKMTAMGEFVTYEDGAAFTARAEKDAEVALKTLDELGMTGMNN, from the coding sequence ATGCAGAAAACCATGATCCTGGGCGCGCTCGCGGCCCTCGCGGCGACCCCTGCGCTGGCGGATTATCCGCAGCGCCCGATCCAGATCGTCGTGCCCTATTCGGCGGGCGGCAGCACCGACCTGTCGGCGCGGCTGATGGCCGAGAGCCTTGCCCGCCATCTCGAGGGCGCGACGGTCGTCGTGCGTAACCAGCCCGGCGGCGGCGGCACGATCGGCACCTCCTCGGTCGCCAATGCGCGTCCCGACGGCTACACGCTCGGCATCGGCGCGCAGGGGCCGCTCTCGATCGCGCCGCACATGGGCGGGGCCGACTATGCGCTGACGGATGTCGAGTTCGTGGGTCTCTTCGGGCGCTCGCTGCAGGTCTTCGTGGCCTGTGCCGGCGCACCTTTCGCCGATTACGACGCCTTCGCGGCCTATGCGAGGGACAAGCCCGTCCAGGTGGGCAATTCCGGTGCGGGCGGGGCCAACCACATCTCGGCCGAGGCCTTCGGCAAGGCTGCGGGCCTCAAGATCGAGAGCGTGCCCTATCCGGGCTCGTCGGACGCGCGGACCGCCTGCGTGGGCGGCCATATCCAGGCCATGGTCGCCTCGCCGGCCGAGGCGCTCGCCGCCTCCGAGGCCGGGCAGATGACGCCGCTCTTCGTGATGGAGGACGAGCGCATCGATCTCTTCCCCGACACGCCCACGGCGAAGGAAAAGGGGGTCGATTTCACCTGGTCCTCATGGAAGGGCGTGATCGCGCCGAAGGGCATCCCCGAAGAGGTGATGGCGCCGCTCAAGGCCGCGGTGAAGGCCGCGTCCGAGGATCCGGACTTCCGCGAGAAGATGACCGCAATGGGCGAGTTCGTCACCTACGAGGACGGCGCGGCCTTCACCGCACGGGCCGAGAAGGACGCCGAGGTCGCGCTCAAGACGCTCGACGAGCTCGGCATGACCGGCATGAACAACTGA